In Peptostreptococcus equinus, the DNA window TCGCCCCCAATTCTTATTCCAGCCTTTTTGTGTAAAATATGTATAAATCCACTGCAATCAGTCGCATATATATTGGATCTACTACCACCGTATGTATACCGTCCTTTACCAACCATTTTTAATGCTTCCTCTACAATTATCTTTTGTTTTTGATTAACATACTTAACTCCATTGCTGCCTACTATTGAACCACTATCACTTGCAACATAACTAATATTTTTATCTGCATCTGCATCAGAAGCTACACCAGTACCCATTTTAGTATCTGACCAGTCAGTTCCAGTATATTGTTTGTATAGATTTTTGACATTTGCTATATATCCTGAAGTATTATTTTCAAATGGTGGAGCCCAAACAGTTATGAGCTGAGACAGATTTCTTTTCTTATTATATACATGAGAAATACCTATAAAATGAAATCCTGCTCTTACACCTTCATCTATAGTTGAATATATTCCAAATCCCTTACTCGTTTTCCTTATGTTCGACCTGGGATCTCTTATTCCAAAAAAGTTATTACTATTCATAGCTAGATTAGAATCCATTTTTGCTCCACATTCTATCCTTGCTATTAATGCTAGTACCATTGGATTTACCCTATACATATTTCCATACTTATAAAATATATCTCCCTTACCTGCTAACTTACCTCTTAGAATTTTATTAAGCATTTCTACTGTTACGTCATGCCCCCAGTCACTAGTACCAACTGTAGTTGTTTCTCCAGCATTTGAATTTTCCTCCAGCCTATCACTTCCAGCTTCTTTTGTATCCATTATGTTGTTAAAATTTAAATCTAGACTACATTTGTAATTTCCCCCAGACCATTCATGTGTATCTGAGTCAATATAAAATTCACCTATCAAGCCCGTATGCTTATCGCTAATGTGTACTTTCATACCACTCTTACAATCGTAATTTCCATAACCTTCAAGCTTTGATGTGAAATCTACACCATGATACTGTTCATTTATCATAGCTGTATTAACTTGTGATTTATTTTCGACTTCAAGTATAGCATTATGCATTCTGCCCCATATTTTAATTAAATCTTTATTGATATGTTCAGATATTTTATTTCCATTTTTATCTACAACAGTTACTTGATTTACTAATTCTTCAATACTCCTATTATGCTCTGCTGATATTATATTACTATCCTCATCAAAAGCTATACTCAATGCTTTACCTCTTTCTACAATATTCACTGTATCAAGGTTAACATCAATCATATATTGTTTTTTAGTTGTCTTACTAGCAAGAGTGTACATAGTCATTATTATTTCATAAATACTTGTGTCTCTAAAATATCTAGTTAATTTAATATTTGTATTTTCAACCTTACCTAAATTTAATTTAGATAATTTTATTAATTCAATACTTACTTGTTCAGCAGTCTTTGATACAAAATTCCTACTATGCTTAGATTTTGCCAATGTATGGCCAACATCCTTACATATTATT includes these proteins:
- a CDS encoding XkdQ/YqbQ family protein: MNNIKLIVHIRNGPFWDITSMIPYVKISGSKSSVSRTLETELYQSINDKQIQQLGIIEGSSVCFYVDNDEKYRGNIIDVGKSSNSITTKIICKDVGHTLAKSKHSRNFVSKTAEQVSIELIKLSKLNLGKVENTNIKLTRYFRDTSIYEIIMTMYTLASKTTKKQYMIDVNLDTVNIVERGKALSIAFDEDSNIISAEHNRSIEELVNQVTVVDKNGNKISEHINKDLIKIWGRMHNAILEVENKSQVNTAMINEQYHGVDFTSKLEGYGNYDCKSGMKVHISDKHTGLIGEFYIDSDTHEWSGGNYKCSLDLNFNNIMDTKEAGSDRLEENSNAGETTTVGTSDWGHDVTVEMLNKILRGKLAGKGDIFYKYGNMYRVNPMVLALIARIECGAKMDSNLAMNSNNFFGIRDPRSNIRKTSKGFGIYSTIDEGVRAGFHFIGISHVYNKKRNLSQLITVWAPPFENNTSGYIANVKNLYKQYTGTDWSDTKMGTGVASDADADKNISYVASDSGSIVGSNGVKYVNQKQKIIVEEALKMVGKGRYTYGGSRSNIYATDCSGFIHILHKKAGIRIGGDTSSQKNNGRAVSLSQALPGDYIVMGSRYSPSGRHVVLCVGNGMIVHNGGPQGKPITKQKLYTYGSYYVRRCWD